The DNA segment tgaagcagtttgactttgaccaaaatcaaaacgtcttataacctgaaacggagggagtggaTAGTTGCAGTTAGATTTTGCAAAGTCATGCCTGCGGGGTATGGTTTGAGGTTTTTATCCATCAGCTAAGTAGCACATAAGTAGGGGCACTATCAATTAAGAAAATAAGGATTCAACGGAAAACCGGAAAATTGCCCAGAGCAATGTTATAGACTATGAGATTATCACATCCTAAAACGACGGAGGTATCTAGTGGGGTTATTTACCATGTTAAATGCATGTTTTAAATTCAACTGGCATTACATAACACACATATCTTGTCTAGAGACCACAGGTTTGTTATTATCTTGGATTTTATTATGTATGCCTCTATTTCCAAATGTTCATAAGTATGGGCCGATCTCAATTATGTATTTACTAGGATTTTGTACTTCAAACTTCAAAGATATGTGATGTGGACAGAATATCTATCAAGTTAACTTACAAAGCCAAAACCTTCAGACTTGTAAATTGGTCCTATCATTGTGTACCCTTTGCAGTGCTTTGcaagaaatatttttatgtatggAACTTCATCTATGACAGCTGAAATACCACCATTTTGGCTCCCTTTGGCGAGTGCATCGGCAAAGCCAtctaaatcattatatgccctCAATTTTGTTCTATCAAAACCAAGTCCTCTTAATAGATCGGCCACATAAGAACCATTTGGATACCCTACGTATTCTCCATTTTTAAGGAGCTCATGAACATCAGTTACTGTGGGCTGAAGCTGTTGCACAGTTAGCATTGATGATAGATTGGCTGTATAGCTTGATGTAATCACGAGAAGCACAAAGACCCATACAATGACAACCAGTCTAGACAAAATGCTGTCCACCCTTTCCCCTGCAAAATGGTGAACCATCATATTTTAGAACTTCAAATTAACATTGATGCTGAATTTACTCTTACTATGCCTGTATCCCTTTGTTTGTTAAAGACTGTATTGTAAAATAAATTGCTTTTTTGTCAGCTCTTTCTCACTGAATTTGACAAACGCAGTATTCTGTATGTAGATAAGAAAACAAGTATAGTCACTCACTATCTGCAAAGAACGAGAAATATATTGCTATGCCAAGCTGGCGGAGAAATGAGCCAGTCAGTTCAGCATTATTGCTTCGTCGCTCCAACAACCATATTACAATTGCTGTGTAGATGAAGAAGGCGATGCTCCCAAACCACAGGTCAGTAGTTAATGGCTTCAAGAAAACCCATGTATTCTTATTCCTGTCGTCCCTGACTGGCACAATCATTGCCACCCCAGATTCAGTATATGGTAGTGTGAAGTCAACATATGAAGTTCGATTGTACCTGATGGTTATATCCCCAATGGCTGCATCATATAcctgcaagttttttttttaaaaaattgttatTTCAGTTACTCTTGAATGTatgataatttgtggaaaatgGCAGAAAACATGGGTATAGTTCCATCATGCCAATCTATCTAATCTGAATGGAACTTCTTACCATCCTTGAGGAGATACCAAGATGTACCACAGTAGAAAGCATAAAAAAGGTTCAATCTGAAAAGGAAAAGTACTGCAATCTAttttacatactccctccgtattttaatgtatgacgccgttgactttttaaccaacgtttgaccattcgtcttatttaaattttttatgtaaatacaaaaatacttatgtcatgcttaaagaacatttgatgataaatcaagtcacaataaaataaatgataattacataaattttttgaataagacgaaaggtcaaacgtttgttaaaaagtcaacggcgtcatacattaaaatacggagggagtacatacttcAGGGGGTTAAATAGACTTTTTCCTTTATTATATACCCATTGACTATTAAAATTCATTTCAGAACATGTATTGTCAAGTTTTGAAACTCTGACCACTGATATACACAAAAGGATTTATCAAATGGGAACGCTACTACTCCCTTTGTTCCACATTGTAAGTCATTTTACTTTTGTCCAAAGTCAAACTTCTCTAACTTCGACcgagtttatataaaaatgcaCCGGCATCTACAGTAAAAACTAAATACACTATCAATACATATTTCATGgtggatttaatgaaactaatttgatgttgtaagtgttggtgtattttttttttttttggtaaactCAGTCAAAGTTTGAGAGGTTTGACTTAGGAAaaaactaaaatgacttataatatggaacggagggtgtatttttcatcaaaagTACTTTCACACTATTATGTTAAGATAATTTTGACTgacatataattaaaaaataatgttcAAATTTGTATACATGAGACTGCGCCAATGCTTGCTATGGTACCAATATGGTGGAAAATGTTGTGTAAGAAAACAAATGATAAATATATCCAAACTGAACAACATAAAAAATCACCTGAATTGTTCCAATAAGGGTAGATGAATaaagttttgcaaaaagaaaagtcaGAGAATAATTAAATTTGCTTTATTAAAATTTCAAGTGGGCATACTGATTTCTGTGGCATAAATTTGATAAATTGAGAGTAAAAATTTCTTACCCCTAGATAAACTTGGTAGACAAAATCATTATAACTCCCAGAGTTTATTCCTTGTCCATTATCAAATGATACATATTCATAAGGTATTGCATATGGAAGTCTCTTTAACACCTCTTCAAATACATCAATCGCATACCCAGAAGCTGTTATTTCATTGGTTACAGGATTACTTTCCACCTTCATAAACTCAGGATACGCATTTGTCCGTACACCTATACGGAGTTTCTTTCCATTAGTAGGAATTTGCCATCCTTTGGGCACTGTATATACTTCTCCTGGCCACACCACTGGATTAAGATCAGGCATAGAGTTCATGTTTGTtgtttttgatttatttttgtttaattgcctGAAGATTCCATGTTTTGCTGTCCAAAAGCCTATTTCTTTTAACTGACTTCCAACTACATTAATTATCTGGAAGGTGGAAAGCTCCAGCTGCCTGTTTCTAAGGTCAAATTCACCACTTAGACCTCTGAACTTACTAAGTAAGATTGAATCTAGGAGTTTCGGACCAATTGTAGAAATTCTCAGAGTTCCCAAACATGTTGTGTTCTTTGTATCTTTCTGCTTTTGAAATATGGCATCAGCCATTCTTACTTTTTCTGCTGCTTGTGCTAATGCCCAAATAGTATCATAACCCCAAAGCCCGAAAATACTTAGTTGTGATGGTGGATCATTTGGGTTGTCTTCTTTAAACCTCTTATTCCATCTTGTAGTGAAGTCATCAAGTTCCTTTGATGCAGGCACATAGAACCTGACACCGATTGCACCACTCATTTCCTCAAGAATTGAAGGGCTTAGCGAATTAGCAATATTTGAAATGCCATCTGTCAAAATCCATGCATAGTCTTCACTCATCATTCCTAAGTCCTTGGCCTTTTTGAAGAGAATTGATCCAATGTTTGTTGACATATGAACAACATAGACTCTAGTTTGCATTGTCATTAACTTGTAGAGTTCTCGCTCAATTTGTTCAGTATTTGCTGATTCAGATATTGCACTACGATAAGGCATAGATGCTCCAAATTCCTGGAGGGCATCAGCCAGGTATGGTATGATGCCTCTACCATAGTCTGTATCCTCATAGATGGGCACCACTTCCCTCCAGCCATATGCCTTAACGAGAGCAGCAAGTGTATTCACTTGAGCAACATCACTTAATGTCCCACGCAAAAAGTATGGCACATTGATAGATGATAGAGTGGGGTTTGTTGCAGTGAAGGAGATAACTGGGACTTGGCTCTTGTTCCCAAGATCTGACACAAATGTAGCCTCTGAAGATTTTTGTGGGCCAACAATAGCTCGCACATTGTAATTTTCCAGCAGGTCAATTGCTTTATAATTTAAtagaaaaacaattaatttgAAGAATATCTGTGTTCATATTAATTGCAGCTAAGAATCTTAATGCAATTAGAAGTGTTATGCATATAGAACTAGTTATGTTGTAACTTTCCTTAGAATATAATGGCTATTCTTATTATAGTGGTGTAttcagggactaaactttagtccctttcacatcggatgtttagacactaatttaaagtattaaacatagactacttacagAGCTAattttcataaatgagagctaatctgcaagacaaatttttgaagcctaattaatccataatcagagaatgtttactgtagcatcacataggctaatcatggattaactaggctcaatagatttgtcttgtgaattagtccaaggttatgaaatgggttttatcattagtgcatttaatacttctaattagtgtccaaacatccgatgtgatagtgactaaaattttttagccCCATCCAAACTCCTCAGGCATTGAGCAAAGCAGAGAGCACCCTCTATATGACTTAACTATATTTGGTATGGAACTTTCTTTGTTTCTCCAGAAATGAAGGAGTTGCTAATAAGAGAGAACTCAAAATAGGAGGATTCGTTTGTAAATTACAGTTGCATAAACTTAAAAGTGGGGAGGCCCTCACTTTTACCTGCATATAGATCCATGGAGTTATCATGAAATTCAGCCTTTTATTTTTGCTTAAATTTATGATATTTATAAAAGAGAAGTTGTATATGCACATATTGTTTTGAAGATTTTCAGCAGCAGTAGAAAAGATAAGTgtgtaataaaaaattatatagatgATAAAAAGCTTGTCGTTTCAGTGcttttttttctgtgtgtttCCTCGATAAAGTTTTAATCTAAAGAATTTCAAGTTGTTGAAGTTCCCTAAGATCAAAGAGTATTCCATAAcaaagtactagtagtagctatattttgggacataagGAGTAACTTCTTTATCGTATCTCGCCTCATTATGATGCAGTATTGACTCAAAATTTGACAATCTTAGCTAAAATTTACAGATTGTGAAATGTACCTTCTGATGCAGCTTGGATATCATCTCCATTGGA comes from the Oryza glaberrima chromosome 9, OglaRS2, whole genome shotgun sequence genome and includes:
- the LOC127784508 gene encoding glutamate receptor 2.8-like, producing MERAAGRAAIFFLFLSLTVAQNITGSGEDTLNVGVILHLKSLVGKMARTSILMAVEDFYKAHRNFKTKLVLHIRDSNGDDIQAASEAIDLLENYNVRAIVGPQKSSEATFVSDLGNKSQVPVISFTATNPTLSSINVPYFLRGTLSDVAQVNTLAALVKAYGWREVVPIYEDTDYGRGIIPYLADALQEFGASMPYRSAISESANTEQIERELYKLMTMQTRVYVVHMSTNIGSILFKKAKDLGMMSEDYAWILTDGISNIANSLSPSILEEMSGAIGVRFYVPASKELDDFTTRWNKRFKEDNPNDPPSQLSIFGLWGYDTIWALAQAAEKVRMADAIFQKQKDTKNTTCLGTLRISTIGPKLLDSILLSKFRGLSGEFDLRNRQLELSTFQIINVVGSQLKEIGFWTAKHGIFRQLNKNKSKTTNMNSMPDLNPVVWPGEVYTVPKGWQIPTNGKKLRIGVRTNAYPEFMKVESNPVTNEITASGYAIDVFEEVLKRLPYAIPYEYVSFDNGQGINSGSYNDFVYQVYLGVYDAAIGDITIRYNRTSYVDFTLPYTESGVAMIVPVRDDRNKNTWVFLKPLTTDLWFGSIAFFIYTAIVIWLLERRSNNAELTGSFLRQLGIAIYFSFFADRERVDSILSRLVVIVWVFVLLVITSSYTANLSSMLTVQQLQPTVTDVHELLKNGEYVGYPNGSYVADLLRGLGFDRTKLRAYNDLDGFADALAKGSQNGGISAVIDEVPYIKIFLAKHCKGYTMIGPIYKSEGFGFVS